In Candidatus Defluviilinea proxima, a single genomic region encodes these proteins:
- a CDS encoding response regulator, producing MSKGRILVVEDNMDNYELVRYVLERAGYDVFLAVNGRDGIDAARAQKPNMILMDLGLPEMDGWNAIKSLKSDEETKNIPLYALTAHTLPHDRKRALEAGCDGYVAKPIQMKDFVSVVEEALLVWRIKNDKHDSV from the coding sequence ATGAGCAAAGGCCGCATTTTAGTCGTTGAAGATAATATGGATAATTATGAACTTGTGCGTTATGTGTTGGAACGCGCTGGGTATGATGTTTTTCTGGCTGTGAACGGGCGCGATGGTATCGATGCCGCGCGTGCGCAGAAGCCAAACATGATCTTGATGGATCTTGGCTTGCCTGAGATGGATGGGTGGAATGCGATCAAGAGTTTGAAATCGGATGAGGAAACAAAGAACATACCATTGTATGCGTTGACCGCTCATACTTTGCCCCATGATCGCAAACGTGCGTTGGAAGCAGGTTGTGATGGATATGTTGCCAAGCCGATCCAGATGAAGGATTTTGTAAGTGTGGTGGAAGAGGCTTTGCTGGTATGGAGAATTAAGAACGACAAGCACGACTCTGTTTAG
- a CDS encoding sensor histidine kinase — protein sequence MNIPLIVLVYFAYGLAFFSMGLLVALEGGRSSDIRLRKALRPLAGFGIVHALHEWLEMFSLMGHVSLQPLVEGVKLSILAFSFISLAAFGSFLLAKTEVSRRLILLIPIGLEAIWVFGLYSFRGQYTGETLWQIADVWTRYTLAIPSALLTSIGLIIQQRAFRRSGLIRFGQDALWAAVAFGWYGLLGQLFTRQTPIPPSTFLNEQLFLSLFGFSIQMFRAIMAVIASVFVIRFLHAFQAETDAKIAELQEERLQEAQQRETMRGELFRSVVAAQESERQRIARDLHDETGQSLTALGMGLRGLSGKLNRNKDALDTLHKLETMTNDSLRELGRLISDLRPSHLDDLGLPAAIRWYANRIQEDSSLTIRVDIIGEEHELAEAMKITIFRIIQECMNNIIKHSKATNVNIRLQYLEKSVRINVQDNGLGFNLNAVNVEPSRRQSLGLAGMQERAALLGGSVVIQSKPGYGTEVEALIPCQDPDYLVKETTNRKSELSDSERGER from the coding sequence ATGAATATACCTTTGATCGTCCTGGTCTACTTTGCTTACGGCCTTGCATTCTTCAGCATGGGTCTATTGGTTGCATTGGAAGGCGGCCGGTCCTCTGACATCCGCTTACGCAAAGCGCTCAGGCCGTTGGCTGGCTTCGGCATTGTGCATGCCCTGCACGAATGGCTTGAGATGTTCAGCCTCATGGGGCACGTAAGCCTGCAACCGTTAGTAGAAGGCGTCAAACTTTCCATTCTGGCCTTCTCCTTTATCTCACTCGCTGCGTTCGGCAGTTTCCTTCTCGCAAAAACTGAAGTCTCTCGCCGCCTGATCCTGCTCATCCCGATCGGTCTCGAGGCCATCTGGGTGTTCGGTCTCTATAGCTTTCGTGGACAATACACCGGCGAGACTCTCTGGCAAATTGCTGACGTGTGGACACGCTACACACTCGCCATCCCCTCTGCGCTTCTAACTTCCATTGGGCTGATCATACAACAACGAGCTTTTCGCCGCTCTGGCCTGATCCGCTTTGGGCAGGATGCCCTATGGGCCGCCGTGGCCTTCGGGTGGTATGGATTGCTCGGCCAATTGTTCACACGCCAAACGCCCATCCCCCCCTCCACATTCTTGAATGAGCAATTATTTCTATCGTTGTTCGGCTTTTCCATTCAAATGTTCCGTGCCATCATGGCCGTCATCGCCTCTGTCTTTGTGATCCGCTTTTTGCACGCCTTTCAAGCAGAAACTGATGCCAAGATCGCTGAACTGCAAGAGGAACGCTTGCAAGAAGCCCAGCAACGCGAAACCATGCGCGGGGAACTCTTCCGCAGTGTGGTTGCCGCACAAGAATCGGAACGTCAACGCATTGCACGTGATCTACACGATGAAACCGGACAATCTCTCACAGCCTTAGGCATGGGTTTACGCGGCCTTTCCGGTAAATTGAACCGTAATAAAGACGCGCTTGATACACTGCACAAACTCGAAACAATGACAAATGATTCCCTTCGGGAATTAGGGCGTCTCATCTCAGACCTGCGCCCCTCTCACCTCGATGATCTCGGCCTGCCTGCCGCCATACGCTGGTATGCCAACCGCATACAAGAAGACTCGTCCCTTACCATTCGCGTGGATATTATTGGAGAGGAACATGAACTGGCCGAAGCCATGAAGATCACGATCTTCCGTATCATTCAGGAGTGCATGAACAACATCATCAAGCACTCCAAAGCTACGAATGTGAATATCCGCCTGCAATATCTTGAAAAGAGTGTCCGCATTAACGTGCAAGATAATGGGCTTGGATTCAATTTGAATGCTGTGAATGTGGAGCCAAGCCGCCGACAATCGCTTGGGCTGGCTGGCATGCAAGAACGCGCCGCACTCCTCGGTGGAAGTGTGGTCATTCAATCGAAACCAGGCTACGGTACAGAGGTTGAGGCGTTGATCCCATGCCAAGATCCTGATTATTTGGTAAAAGAGACCACAAACAGAAAAAGCGAATTGTCTGACTCCGAAAGAGGTGAAAGATGA
- the nrfD gene encoding polysulfide reductase NrfD, which translates to MLKKLREKLVITPWTIWLGVMGVILFSGLVAGILVFWKGLVITNLSDLVPWGLWITIDLSSIALGAGAFSLCAGVYLFGLKRYQPIARTATFVGLIGYTMATLALILDIGKPERFWHSMVYWNVHSLLWEVTMCVILYLTVLMLEAMPIIANLEWLRKRFPKVANMMSGVHHYAPILAIIGLGLSSLHQSSLGATYGVIKARPFWFKPEMSVLFMFSAIVGGISLTLFASMLSSLLTKKARINDALIERVAHFVGYLLIGYFYFRAWDVLAQTYTYDPGRSEGLRFLTQGPMSFNFWIGEMLLGMLVPMILLLYRPTRMNPFWRMIALLLVAGGVVAFRWDTNITGQLVLMSYVPGAAVTYTTYTPSLVEILTGSAIIAYGLTAFSLGVKYLRVVDHTLVEEEHETVRVKATEPVRA; encoded by the coding sequence ATGTTGAAGAAATTACGCGAGAAACTTGTCATCACTCCCTGGACGATATGGCTCGGCGTTATGGGCGTCATCTTATTCAGCGGACTGGTTGCGGGCATCCTGGTTTTCTGGAAAGGTTTGGTTATTACCAACCTGAGTGATCTTGTGCCGTGGGGCTTATGGATCACGATTGATCTTTCATCCATTGCATTGGGCGCAGGCGCATTCAGTTTGTGCGCAGGTGTGTATCTCTTCGGCTTGAAGCGCTACCAACCCATCGCTCGCACAGCGACATTTGTTGGGCTCATCGGCTATACCATGGCAACCTTGGCGCTTATCCTTGATATCGGCAAGCCAGAGCGCTTTTGGCATTCGATGGTCTATTGGAATGTACATTCCCTTTTGTGGGAAGTGACAATGTGCGTGATCCTGTATCTCACCGTGTTGATGCTCGAAGCGATGCCTATCATTGCCAATCTTGAATGGCTGAGAAAACGTTTCCCGAAGGTCGCAAACATGATGAGCGGGGTTCATCACTATGCACCGATCCTCGCGATCATCGGTCTGGGACTTTCCAGCTTGCATCAGTCATCGCTTGGTGCAACCTATGGCGTGATCAAAGCGCGTCCGTTTTGGTTCAAACCGGAGATGTCTGTGTTATTCATGTTCTCAGCCATCGTCGGTGGTATTTCGCTGACACTATTCGCATCCATGCTTTCGTCACTGTTGACCAAGAAAGCAAGGATCAATGATGCGCTGATCGAACGAGTCGCTCATTTCGTCGGTTACCTGCTCATCGGTTACTTCTACTTCCGCGCGTGGGATGTGTTAGCACAAACTTACACATATGATCCGGGACGTAGCGAAGGCCTGCGCTTTTTGACACAGGGCCCAATGTCTTTCAATTTCTGGATCGGTGAGATGTTGCTAGGCATGCTCGTGCCCATGATCCTATTGTTATACAGACCCACCCGCATGAATCCCTTCTGGCGTATGATTGCGTTATTGTTGGTGGCTGGAGGTGTAGTTGCCTTCCGCTGGGATACGAATATCACAGGCCAATTGGTTCTCATGTCTTACGTCCCTGGTGCGGCTGTGACTTACACAACCTATACCCCATCACTCGTTGAAATATTGACAGGTTCCGCGATCATCGCCTATGGTCTGACAGCCTTCTCACTCGGTGTGAAATATTTGAGAGTTGTAGATCATACGTTGGTCGAGGAAGAGCATGAAACTGTCCGTGTAAAAGCGACCGAACCTGTGAGAGCATAA
- a CDS encoding response regulator transcription factor, with the protein MNTVTKLLLVDDHAVVRSGLKMLLENEQDVQIVGEADSAMSALQQAQNLKPNVILMDIGLPDMSGIETTREIKKRMPEVAIVALTIHEDEEYFFQMLDAGASGYVPKRAAPEELLTAIRAAANGQVYLYPSLAKLLVRDYLSGGRPEQTTSELTDREQEVLTYLAEGANNEEIATALVISPKTVARHRENIMRKLNLHSRADLVRYAIRKGIIKA; encoded by the coding sequence ATGAACACTGTCACAAAGCTCTTACTGGTAGATGATCATGCAGTTGTCCGTTCGGGTTTGAAAATGTTGTTGGAAAATGAGCAGGACGTCCAGATCGTAGGCGAGGCAGATAGCGCAATGAGTGCCCTGCAACAAGCTCAAAACCTTAAACCAAATGTGATCCTCATGGATATTGGTTTACCGGATATGTCTGGTATCGAGACAACTCGCGAGATCAAAAAGCGCATGCCTGAAGTAGCCATCGTTGCACTCACGATCCACGAGGATGAAGAATATTTTTTTCAGATGTTGGATGCTGGGGCTTCGGGGTACGTCCCTAAACGTGCCGCTCCTGAGGAACTTCTCACGGCCATCCGCGCCGCAGCAAACGGACAAGTGTATCTGTATCCATCGCTCGCGAAGTTGCTAGTACGCGACTACCTGAGTGGAGGGCGTCCCGAACAAACCACATCCGAGTTGACCGACCGTGAGCAGGAAGTACTCACCTACTTGGCAGAAGGCGCGAACAATGAGGAGATTGCAACGGCGCTTGTCATCAGCCCCAAAACCGTGGCGCGCCACCGTGAGAACATCATGCGCAAGTTGAACTTGCATTCCCGTGCTGACCTTGTCCGCTATGCCATTCGCAAAGGGATCATCAAGGCATAG
- a CDS encoding 2-dehydropantoate 2-reductase, which translates to MNILILGTGALATLFAARLTEAGHTITMLGTWRDGIHALQQNGVRLVDSQGNEKQYPIHATDDPRECAGTKYAIVLVKAWQTERVASQLQTCLADNGLVLTLQNGLGNRETLMESLGAKRVALGSTTTGATLLGPGLVKAGGEGIISLEQNQALGPLEAALRSANFNVQVIENVQSLVWGKLVVNAAINPLTALLRVKNGELLERPFAREMMGGLAREAAQVAQAEGIELPFDDPVAAVEDVARKTAENTSSMLQDILRGAPTEIDAICGAVVRTAEKHKIDTPLNRVCWHLVKGLSPIRG; encoded by the coding sequence ATGAACATACTCATCCTCGGCACGGGGGCGCTTGCCACTCTCTTTGCCGCGCGGTTGACCGAGGCCGGGCATACCATCACAATGCTCGGCACATGGAGGGATGGCATTCACGCGTTGCAACAAAATGGTGTACGACTTGTCGATTCTCAAGGAAATGAAAAACAGTACCCCATCCATGCGACGGATGATCCACGTGAATGTGCGGGGACAAAGTATGCCATTGTGTTGGTGAAGGCCTGGCAAACGGAACGCGTCGCTTCTCAACTTCAAACCTGCCTCGCCGACAATGGACTTGTCCTCACCCTCCAAAACGGACTCGGCAATCGCGAAACACTCATGGAAAGTTTAGGGGCAAAGCGTGTTGCATTAGGCAGTACCACTACGGGAGCTACATTACTTGGTCCGGGGTTGGTAAAGGCCGGGGGCGAGGGAATCATTTCATTGGAACAGAATCAGGCTCTCGGTCCGCTTGAGGCGGCTCTTCGATCCGCAAATTTCAACGTGCAAGTCATTGAGAATGTACAGTCTTTAGTTTGGGGGAAGTTGGTCGTCAACGCGGCGATCAATCCATTGACGGCTTTGTTACGGGTGAAGAATGGTGAGTTGTTGGAACGTCCATTTGCACGAGAAATGATGGGAGGCTTGGCACGCGAGGCCGCACAAGTCGCTCAGGCAGAAGGAATCGAATTGCCCTTTGATGATCCTGTTGCGGCAGTGGAGGACGTGGCGCGTAAAACTGCGGAGAACACATCGTCCATGTTGCAGGATATATTGCGTGGCGCCCCTACCGAAATCGATGCGATCTGCGGCGCGGTGGTAAGGACTGCGGAGAAACATAAGATCGACACACCGCTCAATCGGGTTTGCTGGCATTTAGTGAAGGGATTGAGCCCCATTAGGGGGTGA
- a CDS encoding cytochrome b/b6 domain-containing protein, translating to MSQKVTTPRFYERFPLARRIEHMVMLLSFTTLGLTGLPQKFPSSGISVAFVSLLGGIESLRTIHHFAAVVMMLGTIWHLLVFGYMAYVRRTRLSMLPSFQDAKDALQVFLYNIGISKTFPQMGRYTFEEKMEYWAFVWGTAVMVVTGFMMWNPISTVKFLPGEVIPAAKAAHGGEAVLAVLAIIIWHMYGVHIKRLNKSMFTGQMSEEDMLHEHPLELADIKAGIANRPVDPVTLRKRQNIYLPIAAVIALLLIGGIYRFVTAENTAITTTERQVPTVEVYVPQTPTPVPTQPSTIAGTSSPTWDNAVSAIFTAKCTSCHGAGAMAGLNLSTYADAIKSGKSGPVIVAGDVENSLLIKKQQAGGHPGQLTPEEIAQIIEWINAGALEK from the coding sequence ATGAGCCAAAAAGTTACCACACCTCGCTTCTATGAGCGCTTCCCGCTTGCGCGCCGCATCGAGCATATGGTCATGTTGCTCTCGTTTACTACGCTTGGTCTCACGGGCTTGCCTCAAAAATTCCCGTCATCCGGTATCTCTGTTGCGTTTGTAAGTTTGCTTGGCGGTATCGAGAGCCTTCGCACGATCCATCATTTTGCCGCCGTTGTGATGATGCTTGGCACGATCTGGCATTTGCTTGTCTTTGGGTATATGGCTTATGTCCGCCGGACCCGTTTGAGCATGTTGCCGAGTTTTCAAGATGCGAAGGATGCCTTGCAGGTTTTCCTTTATAACATCGGTATCTCGAAGACCTTCCCACAAATGGGACGTTATACCTTCGAAGAAAAGATGGAATACTGGGCTTTTGTTTGGGGTACCGCTGTAATGGTTGTTACCGGCTTTATGATGTGGAACCCGATCTCCACCGTCAAATTTCTTCCGGGCGAAGTTATCCCGGCTGCCAAAGCGGCACATGGTGGGGAGGCGGTATTGGCCGTCCTTGCCATTATTATCTGGCATATGTACGGTGTACACATTAAGCGCCTTAACAAGTCCATGTTCACGGGGCAGATGAGTGAAGAAGATATGCTCCACGAGCATCCGCTTGAACTTGCCGATATCAAAGCTGGTATTGCCAATCGTCCTGTTGATCCTGTCACGCTTCGCAAACGGCAGAATATCTATTTGCCGATCGCCGCAGTGATCGCCCTTCTCCTGATCGGCGGCATATATAGATTTGTCACTGCGGAGAACACTGCGATCACTACAACCGAACGACAGGTCCCAACTGTCGAAGTGTATGTTCCTCAGACGCCCACTCCCGTGCCGACTCAACCTTCAACGATAGCTGGTACATCATCCCCAACTTGGGATAACGCTGTCAGCGCAATCTTTACAGCGAAATGCACATCCTGTCATGGTGCTGGTGCAATGGCCGGATTGAACCTCTCCACCTATGCTGATGCGATCAAAAGCGGTAAATCGGGTCCGGTGATCGTGGCAGGTGATGTCGAGAACAGCCTGCTCATCAAGAAGCAACAGGCAGGCGGTCACCCCGGCCAATTGACTCCCGAAGAGATCGCTCAGATTATTGAATGGATTAACGCGGGAGCGCTTGAAAAGTAA
- a CDS encoding 4Fe-4S dicluster domain-containing protein → MSDKTLSRRDLLKVAGATAATAIGLRVVKKANASEAVSNENGRKWAMIIDQNVCTGCGYCVLACRAHNDVSPDITWNPILEAEPIGDTKVYLPRPCMQCEDAPCVEVCPVKASYYRPDGIVMMDYDRCIGCRYCQVACPYGARSFNWDAFTGANPAVPEWGEPEVDRRPRGVPEKCSFCYQRIDRGLELGLTPGVDNDATPACVVACPTGTRMFGDVNDPESNVSKALHEQYTYRLREDLGTEPRVYYIPAVPKKEA, encoded by the coding sequence ATGAGTGATAAAACATTATCCCGACGTGACTTGCTAAAAGTTGCCGGTGCAACTGCGGCAACCGCCATCGGTTTGCGGGTCGTCAAAAAAGCTAACGCATCAGAAGCAGTTTCCAACGAGAATGGTCGCAAATGGGCCATGATCATTGACCAGAATGTATGTACAGGGTGTGGATATTGTGTACTGGCTTGTCGTGCACATAATGATGTCTCGCCGGACATCACGTGGAATCCCATTCTTGAGGCAGAGCCCATCGGCGATACGAAAGTATATCTGCCGCGTCCGTGTATGCAATGTGAAGATGCTCCATGTGTGGAAGTGTGCCCTGTGAAAGCATCCTACTACCGCCCCGATGGCATTGTGATGATGGATTACGATCGTTGTATCGGTTGCCGATATTGCCAAGTGGCATGCCCGTATGGCGCACGTTCCTTCAACTGGGATGCATTCACTGGTGCAAACCCGGCCGTCCCCGAATGGGGTGAACCTGAAGTGGATCGCCGTCCGCGTGGTGTGCCGGAGAAATGTTCGTTCTGTTACCAGCGCATTGATCGTGGTTTGGAGCTTGGCCTCACACCAGGCGTGGATAATGATGCAACCCCAGCTTGTGTAGTTGCCTGCCCCACCGGAACACGCATGTTCGGCGATGTGAACGATCCCGAGTCTAACGTCAGCAAGGCATTACACGAACAGTACACGTATCGTTTGCGCGAAGATTTGGGGACAGAACCACGCGTCTACTACATACCAGCTGTCCCGAAGAAGGAGGCGTAA
- a CDS encoding YtxH domain-containing protein, whose amino-acid sequence MKRMFGFLIGILVGGLVGSTIALLLAPESGENLRAQLRDRGQTFFSDVQHAADERKIELRQKLDELRAPREI is encoded by the coding sequence ATGAAAAGAATGTTTGGCTTTTTGATCGGCATTTTGGTGGGTGGATTGGTCGGTTCGACCATTGCTTTGTTGCTGGCCCCTGAATCAGGTGAGAACCTGCGCGCCCAACTCCGTGATCGTGGACAGACCTTCTTTAGCGATGTCCAGCATGCGGCCGATGAGCGCAAGATCGAACTGCGCCAGAAACTGGATGAGTTACGAGCGCCGAGAGAAATTTAA
- the panB gene encoding 3-methyl-2-oxobutanoate hydroxymethyltransferase gives MSTPAPISTAPSARKKVTTLTYRQKKERGEMITMLTAYDYPSAMAMDRAGVDSILVGDSLAMVVLGYENTLPITMEEMLHHARAVARGAKSALLVGDMPFMSYQVSVEEAVRNAGRFLAQGGMDAVKLEGGRERADTIRAIVSAGIPVMGHIGLTPQSINQLGGFRAQGKTAVAAKRLIEDALILEEAGCFSIVLEAVPARLAELISKKLSIPTIGIGAGNGCDGQVLVTHDVLGLFDRFTPKFVKQYADFHREMQKAFADYIEDVETKRFPGPEHSIEMANEEWEELMKEIN, from the coding sequence ATGTCTACACCTGCTCCCATTTCCACTGCGCCTTCTGCGCGCAAAAAAGTAACCACGCTCACCTATCGTCAAAAGAAGGAACGCGGCGAGATGATCACGATGCTGACCGCCTACGACTATCCTTCGGCTATGGCGATGGATAGGGCTGGCGTTGATTCCATTCTTGTCGGCGATTCGTTGGCGATGGTGGTTCTCGGCTACGAGAACACACTTCCCATCACCATGGAGGAAATGCTCCATCATGCGCGTGCGGTGGCACGTGGTGCAAAGAGCGCCCTTCTTGTCGGTGACATGCCGTTCATGTCGTATCAAGTCTCAGTAGAAGAGGCCGTCCGCAATGCGGGGCGTTTTCTTGCCCAAGGCGGCATGGACGCTGTCAAACTCGAAGGCGGACGCGAACGTGCGGATACGATCCGTGCTATTGTGAGTGCGGGCATCCCTGTAATGGGACACATCGGTCTGACGCCGCAATCCATCAATCAGCTTGGAGGGTTCCGTGCACAAGGGAAAACGGCTGTTGCCGCGAAACGCCTGATCGAGGATGCATTGATCCTTGAAGAAGCAGGATGTTTCAGCATTGTGCTCGAGGCTGTACCTGCACGGTTGGCAGAGTTGATCTCAAAGAAACTATCCATTCCCACAATTGGCATCGGCGCTGGCAATGGATGTGACGGTCAGGTTTTGGTAACACATGACGTGCTTGGGTTATTCGACCGCTTCACGCCCAAGTTCGTCAAACAATATGCAGACTTCCATCGCGAGATGCAAAAGGCTTTCGCTGATTACATCGAAGATGTAGAGACCAAGCGCTTCCCTGGGCCAGAACATTCGATTGAGATGGCGAATGAAGAATGGGAAGAATTGATGAAGGAAATTAATTAA
- a CDS encoding glycosyltransferase family 4 protein, translated as MRLLFVVDARSPIAMNWIRHFIERGDEVYIASTFAPNLDVSIKRLEIFPVAFSSVKKASQRPGTASARTLGLRTKIRQWFGPLTVRRSAQRLRGFIEEVKPDLVHAMRIPYEGMLAADAYTGIPLIVSIWGNDFTLHGPSTPLMKDYTRWAMQVADGLHSDCHRDVRLAREWGFSVDKPALVAPGNGGIRTDVFYPPKTLVDEPVIMNPRGVRPYVRSDSFFKAIPLVLAKHPNAKFMCTSMAGESQAMQWIQEYGIEHAVELLSPMPNEEMANVYRRAQILVSPSVHDGTPNTLLEGMACGCFPTAGDLESIREWITSNENGLLFDSTSPRSIADAIIYAIENKNLREKAAGLNREIISARAEYKSNILKAEEFYRSVIGKR; from the coding sequence ATGCGCCTATTATTCGTCGTCGATGCCCGCTCCCCCATTGCCATGAATTGGATCCGTCATTTCATCGAACGTGGTGATGAAGTGTATATCGCATCCACATTTGCACCAAATTTGGATGTCTCCATTAAGAGACTGGAAATCTTCCCTGTAGCCTTTTCCTCGGTTAAGAAAGCGAGTCAACGCCCCGGCACCGCTTCTGCACGGACCCTTGGCCTGCGCACCAAAATCCGACAGTGGTTCGGCCCTTTGACAGTTCGCCGCTCCGCGCAAAGACTTCGCGGTTTCATCGAAGAAGTGAAACCCGACCTTGTCCACGCCATGCGGATTCCGTATGAAGGCATGTTGGCCGCAGATGCGTACACTGGCATCCCATTGATCGTGTCTATTTGGGGCAATGACTTTACTTTACATGGCCCATCCACGCCGTTGATGAAAGACTACACACGCTGGGCAATGCAAGTCGCAGATGGGTTACATTCCGATTGTCACCGCGATGTGCGTCTTGCACGCGAATGGGGCTTCAGCGTAGATAAGCCAGCTTTGGTGGCACCAGGCAACGGCGGGATACGAACCGATGTTTTTTATCCGCCGAAAACGTTGGTGGACGAGCCCGTCATTATGAATCCACGCGGGGTGCGTCCGTATGTGCGCAGTGATTCGTTTTTCAAGGCGATTCCGCTTGTGTTGGCAAAACATCCGAACGCAAAATTTATGTGCACTTCGATGGCGGGCGAATCACAAGCCATGCAGTGGATTCAAGAATATGGGATCGAGCATGCGGTTGAATTGCTTTCACCAATGCCGAACGAAGAGATGGCAAACGTCTATCGTCGTGCGCAAATTCTCGTTTCGCCGAGCGTCCACGATGGCACGCCGAACACGTTACTCGAAGGCATGGCCTGTGGATGCTTCCCCACAGCAGGCGACTTGGAATCCATCCGCGAGTGGATCACGTCCAACGAAAATGGTTTGTTGTTTGACTCCACGAGTCCACGATCCATTGCCGATGCGATCATCTATGCCATAGAAAACAAAAACCTGCGGGAGAAAGCCGCAGGTTTGAATCGAGAGATCATATCCGCGCGGGCGGAGTATAAAAGTAATATTTTGAAGGCAGAGGAGTTCTATCGATCGGTAATTGGTAAGAGGTAA
- a CDS encoding zinc ribbon domain-containing protein — MRKWFILLIAFILLVPTPVRAQDSTTLKSLKVELWSEYDQSSMLVIHEFEVTDTTPVPITLDLPVPDGANITAVAYESGGQLLLANYQNKPVKDGAGQAITLFITERTKYRVEYYLPLERSGNKRTFAYQWTGAYAVDDFNVAVRVPQDSIDVKASPVIPFIQDEPFLSGGAKVSGLQQGQTYKLKLEYSRTSEASVATQASSQVEPVAPVDENTDGRSTLNNLPLLLGGFGAALILIALALFLRGQSSTRTIKHRKRSIQAHESETQVYCHECGARAHEHDRFCRTCGSKLRVS, encoded by the coding sequence ATGCGCAAGTGGTTCATTCTGCTGATCGCTTTTATATTGCTTGTTCCTACACCCGTGCGGGCGCAGGATTCAACGACTTTAAAATCATTGAAAGTGGAATTATGGTCTGAGTATGACCAATCCAGCATGTTGGTGATCCATGAATTCGAAGTGACTGATACTACGCCGGTGCCGATCACTCTTGACCTCCCAGTGCCCGATGGAGCGAACATCACAGCCGTGGCGTATGAATCGGGCGGCCAATTGCTTTTGGCGAACTATCAGAACAAACCTGTCAAAGATGGAGCGGGGCAAGCCATCACCTTATTCATTACCGAACGCACAAAATATCGCGTTGAATATTATCTGCCGCTCGAACGCAGTGGAAACAAACGAACATTTGCCTATCAATGGACAGGCGCCTATGCCGTTGATGATTTCAACGTCGCTGTGCGTGTGCCACAAGACAGCATAGATGTAAAAGCATCTCCTGTGATCCCGTTCATTCAAGATGAGCCTTTCTTGAGTGGTGGCGCAAAGGTCAGCGGATTACAACAAGGACAAACCTACAAGCTCAAACTGGAATACTCTCGCACAAGCGAAGCCAGCGTTGCAACTCAAGCCTCTTCGCAAGTGGAGCCGGTCGCACCGGTCGACGAAAACACAGATGGTCGTTCCACCCTCAACAACCTGCCTCTCCTGTTGGGCGGTTTCGGTGCGGCGCTAATCCTGATCGCGTTGGCCCTCTTCCTGCGAGGGCAATCTTCCACTCGAACAATCAAGCATCGCAAACGCAGTATTCAGGCACATGAATCTGAAACACAAGTCTACTGCCATGAATGCGGCGCACGTGCCCACGAACATGACCGGTTTTGCCGCACGTGCGGGAGCAAGTTGAGAGTCAGTTAA